One stretch of Euphorbia lathyris chromosome 7, ddEupLath1.1, whole genome shotgun sequence DNA includes these proteins:
- the LOC136201504 gene encoding probable protein phosphatase 2C 11 encodes MSSRNPNALFSGGGISFLSGNHSAKFSYGYSSFKGKRASMEDFYETRISEVDGQMVAFFGVFDGHGGARTAEYLKNNLFRNLSSHPDFINNTRTAIVESFRRTDADYLNEEKGQQKDAGSTASTAVLLGDRLLVANVGDSRVVASRAGSAIPLSIDHKPDRSDERERIEQAGGFIIWAGTWRVGGVLAVSRAFGDKLLKPYVVAEPEIQEEEIDGVDFIIIASDGLWNVLSNQDAVGVVQDIRDAEAASRKLIEEAYARGSSDNITCVVVRFDNSCVEHI; translated from the exons ATGTCGAGCAGGAATCCCAATGCCCTCTTCAGCGGCGGCGGTATCAG TTTTCTCTCTGGAAACCATTCTGCAAAATTCAGCTATGGATATTCAAGTTTTAAAGGCAAAAGGGCTTCCATGGAGGATTTTTATGAGACAAGGATATCTGAAGTCGATGGTCAAATGGTTGCCTTCTTTGGTGTTTTTGATG GTCATGGAGGTGCAAGAACTGCTGAGTATCTTAAAAACAACCTCTTCAGGAATCTAAGTAGCCATCCAGATTTTATTAACAACACAAGGACAGCGATTG TTGAATCATTTAGACGGACAGATGCAGATTACCTTAATGAAGAAAAAGGCCAGCAAAAAGATGCTGGATCAACTGCATCAACTGCTGTCCTTTTAGGAGACAGGCTCCTTGTTGCCAATGTTGGTGATTCTAGAGTGGTTGCCAGCAGAGCTGGTTCAG CTATTCCATTATCTATTGATCACAAACCTGATAGATCTGATGAACGTGAACGGATTGAACAGGCTGGCGGTTTTATCATATGGGCAG GAACATGGCGTGTTGGTGGTGTTCTTGCTGTTTCTCGGGCATTTGGGGATAAACTACTAAAGCCTTATGTTGTTGCTGAGCCAGAAATTCAG GAGGAAGAAATTGATGGTGTGGATTTTATAATAATTGCGAGTGATGGGCTGTGGAATGTCTTATCAAATCAG GATGCAGTTGGTGTAGTGCAAGACATAAGAGATGCAGAAGCAGCATCAAGAAAACTAATAGAAGAAGCATATGCACGAGGGAGTTCAGACAACATTACTTGTGTTGTAGTTCGATTTGATAATTCGTGTGTAGAACACATATAG